GTTTGTTAAAGAATCCCTGGCTATGTTTGATCAGGTCACATTGGCCCTGGTGGGGATTGGTTCGGTGGAACCTTCTCATTTGCTGGCCAGCAGCGGTAACGTGTTCTCGCCCGATGAATTGAATATGCTTCGGCAACATGGCGCGGTAGGGGATGTCTGTCTGCGGTTTTTTGATCAGGTGGGTGAACCGGTTGTCACCCCGCTTAATGAGCGGGTGATAGGGATGAATTTGGAGCAGTTGAAAAGCGTTGATCGTTGTGTGGGTATTGCCGGTGGACGAAGAAAGCATAACGCTATTCGCGGAGCATTGGCCGGGGGGTGGATCAATGTTCTCATCACGGATCGGTTTACGGCGGCTGCGTTGCTAGATGAGGAGAGTAGCGGAAGGTTGCATGATCTTTTTCTTCTGGAATAAAAAAAGTAATTTAATTTAGTAGGAGTATGTGCAATGGAGAAGAAATTTAAAGTATCTGATTTAAAAACCACATTTATTTACAGTTATAGGGTAATGGGGGTTCTGGTCATAATCCTGATGATGGTTCTTTCGGCTTGCGCGCCTTACAAAGTTGTATCTATACCTGAAGCAACCGTTATTGCCGGAGGGGGTGTCTTTGACCCCGAAGTGTACGCTGCCAATAGATGGCCGGGCATTGTTTCGGGCATTGTTGACGAGGGGATTGATATATCAACCGTGTTGGGCGCAATTCAAGCCGACTCTTCAGGCATAACCACCAAAGACAATCTACAGGATGTGGCCGATCAGTATGGGGTTACTACAGAGGGCGAGTCTCATGTTTTTAAGGTTAAGGGTAAAGGCAAGGTTGTTGGCGCGGACACCGAAGCGCGTTACGTAACCGTGGAACTGGCTCTGAATGATTACAATGGCCCCATTAAGGTTAAACTGTATACCGGCCCCCGCATCCCTACCGCTGAAACCGCGGTGCGGGATATATCGGGTATTACGTTTGACGACTCCGATTTTAAGGACCAGACAGAGTTTGGCAAAGCCGGCAGAGAAATAAACAAATTGGTTCTTGGGGGACTTAAAGATATTGATCCGGCCAGCTTGCAGGGACAGGATGTTTCCTTTGCCGGAGCGTTTTCGATCCCCACGTTCAATAAACCGCCTGCTATCGACGTGTCTGAAGTGATCATCGTTCCGGTTC
This is a stretch of genomic DNA from Anaerolineae bacterium. It encodes these proteins:
- a CDS encoding DUF2291 family protein, with protein sequence MEKKFKVSDLKTTFIYSYRVMGVLVIILMMVLSACAPYKVVSIPEATVIAGGGVFDPEVYAANRWPGIVSGIVDEGIDISTVLGAIQADSSGITTKDNLQDVADQYGVTTEGESHVFKVKGKGKVVGADTEARYVTVELALNDYNGPIKVKLYTGPRIPTAETAVRDISGITFDDSDFKDQTEFGKAGREINKLVLGGLKDIDPASLQGQDVSFAGAFSIPTFNKPPAIDVSEVIIVPVQLEVGG